One region of Oncorhynchus nerka isolate Pitt River linkage group LG22, Oner_Uvic_2.0, whole genome shotgun sequence genomic DNA includes:
- the LOC115105441 gene encoding uncharacterized protein C11orf87 homolog encodes MTTKESENVGLSIPLCIYNGASQTNGTCMDQMDRFFQPFSSTFALMVLVAMIIGIILVSLAAFHFNKRRMKKRKIQRAQEEYERDNRSPSTKTKREPTRPSIIVRPSPPDSEHRPHSVLQNTSCHIQEDPGTLPIANKESELDMAHIEKGNGQVLETVILS; translated from the coding sequence ATGACAACCAAGGAGTCAGAGAATGTGGGTCTCTCCATACCACTGTGCATCTACAACGGGGCTTCCCAAACCAACGGCACCTGCATGGACCAAATGGACCGCTTCTTCCAGCCGTTCTCCTCTACCTTTGCGCTCATGGTGCTGGTGGCCATGATCATTGGGATAATATTGGTTTCCCTGGCAGCATTTCACTTTAacaagaggaggatgaagaagaggAAGATCCAGCGTGCCCAGGAGGAATACGAGCGTGACAACCGCAGCCCCTCCACCAAGACGAAGAGAGAACCCACGAGACCATCCATTATTGTCCGACCGTCGCCTCCAGATAGTGAACACCGGCCACACTCCGTTCTCCAAAATACCAGTTGTCACATTCAGGAGGACCCTGGTACCTTACCCATTGCAAATAAAGAGTCAGAATTGGATATGGCACACATTGAGAAAGGAAATGGACAAGTCCTGGAAACGGTCATCTTGTCTTGA